The DNA window ttcaacttttcacagacaaatattgtttgttattgcgagttacgaggagttgaaaatcaatggttttagacattttaaacgcacactgggaagtaaatgcgtcaatatcgaaaaaatttcaagttttcacagacaaatattttttgttattgcgagttacgaggatttgaaaatcaatagttttagacattttaaacgcacactaggAAGTAactgcgtcaaaatcgaaaaattttcaacttttcacagacaaATATTGTTTCTTATTGtcagttaagaggtgttgaaaatcaatagttttagacattttaaacgcacactgggaagtaatacgtcaaaattgaaaaattttcaactttgcacagacaaatattgtttgttattgttagttacgaggagttgaaaatcaatagttttagagattttaaacgcacactgggaagtaaatgcgtcaaaatcgaaaaattttcatcttttaacagataaatattgtttgttattgcgagttacgaggatttgaaaatcaatagttttaaacattttaaacgtacactgggaagtaaacgcgtcaaaattgaaaaattttcaacttttcacagacaaatattttttgttattgcgagttacgaggatttgaaaatcaatagttttacacattttaaacgcacacttgaaagtaaatgcgtcataatggaaaaaatcaactttcacacaaattttttatttgttattgctagttacgtgaagttgaaaaacgatagttttggactttttagacacacattagtaagtaaatgcgtcaaaacggaaattttttcaactcttcgctaatttttttgttttgtttttcgagttacagtaagattccgtttttggcacgttccgtttttggcatgctcccattttggtacactccgattttggcaacaaatgggttccgttcttgtcaacattcttgttgtacataataaatcttttaaaaatgtgcaatagatattttttgtatcaattgacattACATTtggctttatttccaaacatgggagtcatattaatcctcaaaagcccaaatcatttttttttcaaattttgttaaaattgtctcatagtttcaatactttactgtgataattttgcgatgtttttcgcaatgttgttttaaaaaagcgttatgcatttaaaggttaactatattttacactatatgtgtcgtatttaatgataacaataagtatagaaatgttttgtttatgtaTAATAGAACTGAtagcagtgtaactagtgttagacggaatcaatttttatagtcgaatcagagcttaaaaaagttgacatcgttgcatgaacttgaaagaaaacgaaattcaattcatgcccgctacgatgaatgaaattttttattcgtttctgTTCGCGCCTCTGTTCAGCGCTAATCACTGCCAAATAAAATTGTCCACACCATTTCATTATTATCGAGCAACATCTCCAACTAGCAAGAACATTCTCGAATGAACGCCAAATATTCCTTTCTCGCACGATCATCTCACACACAGCAgtagcaacaacaatagcagcagcagcgatacGCGCGGTATTGCATCATCGTCAGCGAGCGTGAGTGATCCAACGATACAATCGCCCGATGCGGAAAGGAGACGAAAAACAATTAATGTTTGAGATGGTATCGACAAGCATCGCGGATGAGCCACGCGTTTCTAGAACGTGTGGCGTGTAATATAAGTACGCGCGTTCTGCGCATCGCAGCAGTCAGTTTTATTTCAACAAGTGTGAAGTACAAGTGAAGTGTAAAGTACAAGTGACAGAGTGAGTTTCCAAATAAAGTGTAAagtgcaaaaagtgtttttccttccaataaatcacacccagttgcaagtggttttcctaaatacagtccacataagttgtttgcggtttgttttgagtggtccatccaagagttttatttgtctgcggacaagtgtaaacatagccagccaccaacagcaaactgcaaattttctacaccaagggccacccctaggcccaatcattggtccttcgagccggatattAGGTCCATCGTTCCTATTGCCACCGTGACTTCTGGTGTGATTACTCAGTGATTAGTGATAATCAGTGATAAACAGCCAAAATGTCGCCCAAAAGAACCCCAGTGAAAAATGCTGATGTTGATAGTGATGAAGATGTCAGTGCGCTCATTCACTTCCGCGAAATGGCGCAAGCAAAAGTGGTCAGGATTGAATCCATACTGCAGAATGCCAGAGTGGAGCAAACCGAGCTCACTCTTCCACaaataaaaacatttgtgaAGAAGTTAGAAGCAGCCTACGCCGAGTTCACTAGCAATCATCAGCGAATCATTGAAAGTATTCCTGCAGCCAAAAGGACACAACACAGTCAGTGCTATCTGCAATTTGAGGATCTTCACGACAGTGTATCCATTTTGCTAGAAACATGGCTCGAGGAAATTTCCAAGACACCAGTAATTCCGCCACCCTCACAGTCCATCGTCAATCAGCAGCCGGTGATTGTCCAACAGCCACTCCCACGTGCTATACCTACATTCGATGGAAAATATGAGCACTGGGAGAGATTCAAGATGATGTTCCGAGATGTGGTGGACCAATCCAACGAATCCAACCGCATCAAACTGTATCATCTTGAAAAAGCACTCATCGGAGATGCTGCAGGTATAATAGACGCAAAAACTATCAGCGATGGAAACTATGAACGGGCATGGCAGCTGCTCGAGGAACGCTTCGAAGATAAAAGACGCATAATTCATCTACACATTGGAGGTCTCATTAACACGAAGAAGTTGTCCAAGGGGAGCTACGATGAATTACGAACGCTCGTCGAGTCTTTTGTCAGCCATGTGGAGAACCTCAAATTTCTTGGCCAGGATTTCACTGGAGTTTCAGAGCAGATGCTGATTTATatactggctagagcgctggaTGACGAAACCAAAATACACTGGGAGTCAACAATCAAGCGTGGGGAACTGCCTACCTATGACGAAACCATTGCTTTCCTGAAACACCGTGTCTACGTACTAGAGCGATGCCAAAACCAACCACAACGCAACGAATTTTCCATCAAGCCACAGCATGTCAATCCCGTACCACAAACCACCAAGACATCATTCCATAGAGCCTACGCAGCTACAACACAGCCAAAACAAGGACCTCAGTGTGACTTCTGTGGGTGCAATCACTTTAATTTCAAGTGTCCGTCATTCAGAAACTTATCGATCAGCCAGCGTTTCGCAATGGTGAGGAGGAAACATATTTGTTTTAACTGCCTCCGAGTTGGACATCGATCGATACAATGCCACTCCACTAAGGCATGCTTCAAATGCAAAAAGAAACATCAAACCATGTTGCACTATGATACTCCGTTGCAGAATGTTGCGTCACAGGGAAGTTTTGTAAGTCAACAAACAAGCTCGTCGATAGCATTCGAATCAACCCGCAGTGAACGATTTGGTAATGAGCCATCTTCGCACAACCACTTTCAGTTACAGAAAACTCCTATGCTTCTTACGGCCGTCTTCAATGTGCGAGATCGCAAAGGAGGAGTTATTTCTTGCCGCGCCTTGCTGGACAACGGTTCCACGGTAAATTTAATTTCTGAATCAATGGCGAACCGTTTAGGTCTGGAAAGAAAACCAGTATGCATCCCTATTACTGGCATAGGAGAATCAAAAACGTTCGCCAAAGACATAATTCTTGCAGAGGTTCATTCCAGAACCAGCAATTTCAGCATGGAGATTGAATGCTTGGTCGTTTCCAAAGTAACGGAAGTGATCCCCTCAACGAAGATAGATATATCCAATTGGCCGATACCGGCAGGTTTTCAAATGGCGGATCCGCAGTTCCATACGCCCAACCATGTTGACATACTCATCGGTGTATCCAAGTTCTTCCGTTTGCTAAAATCGGGATTCTTCCAAATGGCTGATGACCTTCCGGATCTTCGAGAGACTCATTTCGGATGGGTAGTCGCTGGAGATATAGGAAATTCATATTTGAGACACCCCAGCTCGAAGCCATCAATACTTCCGATTGAGGACAACCGGTTTTCTAAGTATGAACATCCTACTAATTCTGGGAATCCATCCCAGCCCGGGGGAGTATGTTCGCGCCTCTGTTCAGCGCTAATCACTGCCAAATAAAATTGTCCACACCATTTCATTATTATCGAGCAACATCTCCAACTAGCAAGAACATTCTCGAATGAACGCCAAATATTCCTTTCTCGCACGATCATCTCACACACAGCAgtagcaacaacaatagcagcagcagcgatacGCGCGGTATTGCATCATCGTCAGCGAGCGTGAGTGATCCAACGATACAATCGCCCGATGCGGAAAGGAGACGAAAAACAATTAATGTTTGACATGGTATCGACAAGCATCGCGGATGAGCCACGCGTTTCTAGAACGTGTGGCGTGTAATATAAGTACGCGCGTTCTGCGCATCGCAGCAGTCAGTTTTATTTCAACAAGTGTGAAGTACAAGTGAAGTGTAAAGTACAAGTGACAGAGTGAGTTTCCAAATAAAGTGTAAagtgcaaaaagtgtttttccttccaataaatcacacccagttgcaagtggttttccaaaatacagtccacataagttgtttgcggtttgttttgagtggtccatccaagagttttatttgtctgcggacaagtgtaaacatagccagccaccaacagcaagctgcaaattttccacaccaagggccacccctaggcccaaacagtttccatcgtcattcgttctcccgacgcagcgctttcaggtacggacatgttcggtttcagaagcaaagtgaattttatttctatgctggctctgagagggattatcgatcaaaagtgcaccagatatagattacgcagttcacttatgctcgaaaatgtagaagatgctaacttctgccttcaaactatcgacataataacaaattaatgctttggttggtgaatgaatttatatttcctctgcactcaagcattcgattctgcatgaaatttcagtcagttggaaagtgaatgaatgagagaggcgttgaatctgactGTCGGTtccggtaaatgcaagcagaaataggtaactgattttgaaatttcgtaacactgAGTCGAATGCAGATGAATGCGCTACACGGCATAATACAacgtcactacaaaacttggcactaaatttgcagtacatatcgaaagcccgtatttaggaatacaaaaactgatagctcccaaatagtttacgatgtctttggcaaatttgttagtttttttggtgattttttcaaataattggaattagggtggttagggtgttcaaagtatcgactgtttagatctgtgaagtttacctgcgcaatgccctacaatataacacaaataaattaaagcaagtttgctgaataaacaaggctatctataatggtaaaattgttatgatttttacatttcttataaaagaaatgtataaaattcgctcaaactttcaaaattttttccgaggcccaacGGGCCTTGCCTTAATGTGGAGAGTCGTTGATTCGTAGGCccttattttttatataaatcagAAGAAAATTGACCGAGAGAAGAGTCTACGAAAAAGGAGGATGAAGGCGAACAACGGGTATGCTTTACACATTGCAGTTTACACGTTCCACAACCGATTGTTGATGTCAAACGATTTTCTAAATGGTGGAAGCTCTTACGTGCCATGGCTTACGTTCTTCGGTTTATGCATAATATAAAACGAaagatgaataacaaaattgtgaTAACTACATTGCTAACCAAGGAGCATAGTTGGAACCTGTGTACATTTTTCGCGACATGTCAAGCCACCCGTACATTCACGCTCTGCTGAAAATATCTCATGTCTCAAACAGGTTAGCTTCCAAGCCTCGATGGTTGGTCTCGTGACATGTCATGGAATTTAAATGCGTCATCGGTCTTGGGACTGGTCATGAGGATAATTTACCTGTCGCGCGTAAGGCGATACCAGTCACAAAGTTTACGAACCTGTACAAAGATGAACATTTTGTTATGGTTTGCTACTTTGACCTGTTTCTTATTCTTGATCGTTTAAGTACCGTGCAGTTGCAGATAAACGAAATGGTAGACGCTATATAAATTCAATTACTTTGaacttttttcaactttttgataatAAATGTTGCTAGTACTAGGAgttgcaaatcaatagttttagacattttaaacgcacactgagaagtaaatgcgtcaaaatcgaaaaattttcaagttttcacagacaaatatttttcgtcATTGCGAGTTactaggagttgaaaatcaatagttttagacattttaaacgcacactgggaagtaaatgcgtcaaaattgaaaaaatttcaacttttcacagacaaatattgtttgttattgctagttacgaggatttgaaaatcaatagttttagacatttcaaacgcacaaggggaagtaaatgcgtcaaaatttaaaatttttcatcttttcacagataaaaatagtttgttattgcgagttacgaggagttgaaaatcaatagttttagacattttaaacgcacactgggaagtaaatgcgcaaaatcgaaaaaatttcaagttttcacagacaaatatttttcgttattgcgagttacgaggatttgaaaatcaatagttttagacattttaaatgcacactaagaagtaaatgcgtcaaaattgaaataaatcatcttttcacagataaatattgtttgttattgcgagttacgaggagttgaaaataaatagttttagacattttaaacgcacactgggaagtaaatgcgtcaaaatcgaaaaaatttctagttttcacagacaaatatttttcgttattgcgagttacgaggatttgaaaatcaatagttttagacattttaaacgcacactaggCAGttaatgcgtcaaaattgaaaaaaatttcaacttttcacagacaaatattgtttgttattgctagttacgaggagttgaaaatcaatagttttagacattttaaacgcacactgggaagtaaatgcgtcaaaatcgaaaaattttcatcttttaacagataaatattgtttgttattgcgagttacgaggatttgaaaatcaatagttttagacattttaaacgcacactgggaagtaaatgcgtcaaaattgaaattttttcaacttttcacagacaaatattgtttgttattgcgagttacgaggagttgaaaatcaatggttttagacattttaaacgcacactgggaagtaaatgcgccaaaatcgaaaaaatttcaagttttcacagacaaatatttttcgttattgcgagttacgaggatttgaaaatcaatagttttagacattttaaatgcacactaagaagtaaatgcgtcaaaattgaaaaaaaatcatctcttcacagataaatattgtttgttattgcgagttacgaggagttgaaaataaatagttttagacattttaaacgcacactgggaagtaaatgcgtcaaaatcgaaaaaaattcaagttttcacagacaaatatttttcgttattgcgagttacgaggatttgaaaatcaatagttttagacattttaaacgcacactaggCAGttaatgcgtcaaaattgaaaaattttcaacttttcacagacaaatattgtttgttattgctagttacgaggagttgaaaatcaatagttctagagattttaaacgcacactgggaagtaaatgcgtcaaaatcgaaaaattttcatcttttaacagataaatattgtttgttattgcgagttacgaggatttgaaaatcaatagttttagatattttaaacgcacactgggaagtaaatgcgtcaaaattgaaattttttcaacttttcacagacaaatattgtttgttattgcgagttacgaggagttgaaaatcaatggtttagacattttaaacgcacactgggaagtaaatgcgtcaatatcgaaaaaaattcaagttttcacagacaaatattttttgttattgcgagttacgaggatttgaaaatcaatagttttagacattttaaacgcacactaggaagtaaatgcgtcaaaatcgaaaaattttcaacttttcacagacaaATATTGTTTCTTATTGtcagttaagaggtgttgaaaataaatagttttagacattttaaacgcacactgggaagtaatacgtcaaaattgaaaaattttcaactttgcacagacaaatattgtttgttattgctagttacgaggagttgaaaatcaatagttttagagatTTTAAACGCActctgggaagtaaatgcgtcgaaatcgaaaatttttcatctt is part of the Topomyia yanbarensis strain Yona2022 chromosome 1, ASM3024719v1, whole genome shotgun sequence genome and encodes:
- the LOC131696422 gene encoding uncharacterized protein LOC131696422 translates to MSPKRTPVKNADVDSDEDVSALIHFREMAQAKVVRIESILQNARVEQTELTLPQIKTFVKKLEAAYAEFTSNHQRIIESIPAAKRTQHSQCYLQFEDLHDSVSILLETWLEEISKTPVIPPPSQSIVNQQPVIVQQPLPRAIPTFDGKYEHWERFKMMFRDVVDQSNESNRIKLYHLEKALIGDAAGIIDAKTISDGNYERAWQLLEERFEDKRRIIHLHIGGLINTKKLSKGSYDELRTLVESFVSHVENLKFLGQDFTGVSEQMLIYILARALDDETKIHWESTIKRGELPTYDETIAFLKHRVYVLERCQNQPQRNEFSIKPQHVNPVPQTTKTSFHRAYAATTQPKQGPQCDFCGCNHFNFKCPSFRNLSISQRFAMVRRKHICFNCLRVGHRSIQCHSTKACFKCKKKHQTMLHYDTPLQNVASQGSFVSQQTSSSIAFESTRSERFGNEPSSHNHFQLQKTPMLLTAVFNVRDRKGGVISCRALLDNGSTVNLISESMANRLGLERKPVCIPITGIGESKTFAKDIILAEVHSRTSNFSMEIECLVVSKVTEVIPSTKIDISNWPIPAGFQMADPQFHTPNHVDILIGVSKFFRLLKSGFFQMADDLPDLRETHFGWVVAGDIGNSYLRHPSSKPSILPIEDNRFSKYEHPTNSGNPSQPGGVCSRLCSALITAK